One window of Lagenorhynchus albirostris chromosome 16, mLagAlb1.1, whole genome shotgun sequence genomic DNA carries:
- the CALY gene encoding neuron-specific vesicular protein calcyon isoform X1 — protein sequence MVKLNCSFSGKTGSGDGATMDSVPLISPLDVSQLQPAFSDQVVIKTQTEYQLSSGDQPTKFSDLEAQKLGGGHPEDARSRMPTGRMIAFTMALMGCLLIMYKAIWYDQFSCPDGFLLRHKICTPLTLEMYYTELDPEHHRSLLAAIGAYPVGRKHGTETPWLSASYHAFKEAPKAHKAPARAAMAAVTEPSRKPSGKPSGKPSGEASAPGEKEAAQKVEGSAPPPAPQ from the exons ATGGTGAAGCTGAACTGCAGCTTCTCGGGGAAGACAGGCTCCGGGGACGGGGCTACCATGGACAGCGTCCCTCTGATCAGTCCCCTGGATGTCAGCCAGCTACAGCCTGCGTTCTCCGACCAG GTTGTCATTAAGACACAGACGGAATACCAGCTGTCCTCCGGGGACCAGCCGACAAAGTTCTCCGACCTAGAGGCCCAGAAGCTGGGCGGCGGCCACCCAGAGGATGCACGTAGCAGG ATGCCCACAGGGCGGATGATCGCCTTCACCATGGCGCTCATGGGCTGCCTCCTGATCATGTATAAGGCCATCTGGTATGACCAGTTCAGCTGCCCCGACGGCTTCCTGCTTCGG CACAAGATCTGCACCCCGCTGACCCTGGAGATGTACTACACCGAGCTGGACCCTGAGCACCACCGCAGCCTCCTGGCGGCCATCGGGGCCTACCCAGTGGGCCGCAAGCACGGCACGGAGACCCCGTGGTTGTCCGCGAGCTACCACGCCTTCAAGGAGGCGCCCAAGGCGCACAAGGCGCCCGCCCGCGCGGCCATGGCGGCGGTCACCGAGCCCTCGAGGAAACCCTCGGGGAAGCCCTCGGGGAAGCCCTCGGGGGAGGCCTCGGCGCCAGGAGAGAAGGAGGCGGCGCAGAAGGTGGAGGGGAGCGcgccgcccccagccccccagtgA
- the CALY gene encoding neuron-specific vesicular protein calcyon isoform X2, producing MVKLNCSFSGKTGSGDGATMDSVPLISPLDVSQLQPAFSDQVVIKTQTEYQLSSGDQPTKFSDLEAQKLGGGHPEDARSRHKICTPLTLEMYYTELDPEHHRSLLAAIGAYPVGRKHGTETPWLSASYHAFKEAPKAHKAPARAAMAAVTEPSRKPSGKPSGKPSGEASAPGEKEAAQKVEGSAPPPAPQ from the exons ATGGTGAAGCTGAACTGCAGCTTCTCGGGGAAGACAGGCTCCGGGGACGGGGCTACCATGGACAGCGTCCCTCTGATCAGTCCCCTGGATGTCAGCCAGCTACAGCCTGCGTTCTCCGACCAG GTTGTCATTAAGACACAGACGGAATACCAGCTGTCCTCCGGGGACCAGCCGACAAAGTTCTCCGACCTAGAGGCCCAGAAGCTGGGCGGCGGCCACCCAGAGGATGCACGTAGCAGG CACAAGATCTGCACCCCGCTGACCCTGGAGATGTACTACACCGAGCTGGACCCTGAGCACCACCGCAGCCTCCTGGCGGCCATCGGGGCCTACCCAGTGGGCCGCAAGCACGGCACGGAGACCCCGTGGTTGTCCGCGAGCTACCACGCCTTCAAGGAGGCGCCCAAGGCGCACAAGGCGCCCGCCCGCGCGGCCATGGCGGCGGTCACCGAGCCCTCGAGGAAACCCTCGGGGAAGCCCTCGGGGAAGCCCTCGGGGGAGGCCTCGGCGCCAGGAGAGAAGGAGGCGGCGCAGAAGGTGGAGGGGAGCGcgccgcccccagccccccagtgA